A window of the Lactuca sativa cultivar Salinas chromosome 7, Lsat_Salinas_v11, whole genome shotgun sequence genome harbors these coding sequences:
- the LOC111913511 gene encoding uncharacterized mitochondrial protein AtMg00810-like, with product MLVYVEDIVIVGSSQHVVDKLIHALSSSFPIKDLGRIKYFLGIEVVHNSGGIILMQHKYASDLLSRAIMENCKSVSTPMLVTEKLAQNFGTPLNDEETFKYRSMVGGLQYLTLTRPDIAFPINKGCQYLSKPTNVHWEAVKRILRYVKGTISTGLCIRKSPSRLLSVFTDTNWAGCLDYRRFTGGFAVSLGHNLISWSVRKHPMVSQSSTEAEYKALANGTAEVIWIQSLLKDLGIQQDRAPVLWCDNLGATYLTANPVFHARTKHIGVDFHFVRENVAMGALDVRFISSNDQVADGLTKPTTRSMLAELEHNLNLVTVKIEGECKQDRKR from the coding sequence ATGTTAGTTTATGTTGAAGACATTGTTATTGTTGGTTCCTCGCAGCATGTTGTTGACAAGTTAATTCATgctctttcctcttctttccccatTAAGGACCTTGGTCGGATTAAATACTTTTTGGGGATTGAAGTGGTTCACAATTCAGGGGGAATCATCTTAATGCAGCACAAATACGCTTCCGATTTGCTTAGTCGTGCTATTATGGAGAATTGTAAGAGTGTTTCAACCCCAATGCTAGTCACAGAAAAGCTTGCTCAGAATTTTGGAACACCTCTTAATGATGAAGAAACTTTCAAATATAGGAGTATGGTGGGCGGTTTACAGTATCTTACACTAACAAGACCGGATATTGCATTCCCTATTAATAAGGGGTGTCAATACCTTTCCAAACCTACCAATGTTCATTGGGAAGCTGTAAAGAGAATATTGCGCTATGTCAAAGGCACAATATCTACAGGACTTTGTATACGCAAATCACCCTCCAGATTGTTGAGTGTATTTACTGATACAAATTGGGCAGGATGCTTAGATTATCGAAGGTTTACTGGAGGATTTGCAGTGTCTTTAGGCCATAATCTAATTTCATGGAGTGTAAGAAAACATCCTATGGTGTCTCAATCAAGTACAGAGGCAGAATACAAGGCCTTGGCAAATGGTACGGCAGAAGTAATCTGGATACAATCTTTATTAAAGGATTTGGGCATTCAGCAAGATCGAGCTCCTGTGCTATGGTGTGATAATCTAGGGGCAACTTACTTAACAGCAAATCCAGTTTTCCATGCTCGCACGAAGCATATAGGAGTTGATTTTCATTTCGTTAGAGAGAATGTAGCAATGGGAGCATTGGATGTTCGGTTTATATCTTCAAATGATCAAGTTGCAGATGGACTTACAAAGCCTACAACTCGAAGTATGTTAGCTGAATTGGAACACAATCTGAACCTAGTAACAGTTAAGATTGAGGGGGAATGTAAACAAGATAGGAAACGATAG